One part of the Trichoplusia ni isolate ovarian cell line Hi5 chromosome 2, tn1, whole genome shotgun sequence genome encodes these proteins:
- the LOC113505035 gene encoding uncharacterized protein LOC113505035, which yields MRLHPILFAGPSQKSARAPQREPVPFKMLLPLELKKTVSGKGDKLKEAACMQEMAVMFACFKKSEFDQQQCLKEVAAFKGCYKEYSERMSSQRELGKKGILVPGEKKLTHRQLNQLLKSFPPKK from the coding sequence ATGAGGTTGCACCCTATTTTGTTTGCGGGCCCATCGCAGAAAAGTGCGAGGGCACCACAAAGAGAACCAGTTCCATTCAAAATGTTGTTACCTTTGGAGCTGAAGAAAACTGTATCTGGTAAAGGAGATAAGTTGAAAGAGGCAGCTTGTATGCAAGAAATGGCTGTTATGTTTGCCTGTTTCAAGAAATCCGAGTTCGACCAGCAACAGTGCCTGAAGGAAGTCGCAGCTTTTAAGGGATGTTACAAAGAGTACAGCGAGAGAATGTCGTCGCAAAGAGAATTAGGCAAGAAAGGTATTCTCGTCCCTGGAGAGAAGAAACTGACTCATAGACAACTAAACCAGCTATTAAAATCTTTCCCTCCAAAGAAATAG